A genome region from Nocardia sp. NBC_00565 includes the following:
- a CDS encoding NUDIX hydrolase, whose amino-acid sequence MTEIATPGSIPRWLRRAADPNTDGSDTLTIARAMRRAISISTTPRQAAVLVLFSGSPESDPEAPGGLPANADVLLTQRASTMRQHRGQVAFPGGAVDPGDAGPIDTALREACEETGLAREGVEPFAVLPKLFVPPSRFDVTPVVAYWHTPRKVRVVNQSETERVVRVPLAELLDPANRFMVRGSLGYQSPAFQVDGMLVWGLTGGILAGICKSAGWERDWDRGDVRDLESALAAVGMTL is encoded by the coding sequence ATGACCGAGATCGCCACGCCGGGCAGCATCCCGCGGTGGCTGCGTCGAGCGGCCGATCCCAATACCGACGGCTCCGACACGCTCACCATCGCGCGGGCGATGCGCCGGGCCATATCCATCAGCACGACACCGCGCCAGGCGGCCGTGCTGGTGTTGTTCAGCGGTTCGCCCGAATCGGATCCCGAGGCGCCGGGCGGGCTGCCCGCCAATGCGGACGTGCTGCTCACCCAGCGCGCGTCCACCATGCGCCAGCACCGCGGCCAGGTCGCCTTTCCCGGCGGTGCGGTCGATCCGGGCGACGCGGGGCCGATCGATACCGCGCTGCGCGAGGCCTGTGAGGAGACCGGGCTGGCGCGCGAAGGCGTCGAACCCTTCGCCGTACTGCCGAAACTGTTCGTCCCCCCGTCCCGATTCGATGTGACCCCGGTGGTGGCCTACTGGCACACCCCGAGGAAGGTCCGAGTGGTCAATCAGAGCGAGACCGAACGCGTGGTGCGCGTACCACTGGCCGAGTTGCTCGATCCGGCGAACCGGTTCATGGTGCGTGGCAGCCTCGGCTATCAAAGCCCCGCGTTCCAGGTGGACGGGATGCTGGTGTGGGGACTGACCGGCGGCATTCTGGCCGGCATCTGCAAATCCGCCGGATGGGAACGGGATTGGGACCGCGGCGATGTTCGTGATCTAGAGTCCGCGCTCGCGGCCGTTGGGATGACGTTATGA
- the nhaA gene encoding Na+/H+ antiporter NhaA has product MTQVRSELTRYLRTETVGGAILLVAAAAALLWVNSPWGDSYFTVTETVLPIKALHLDLTAADWTKDGLLAIFFFVAGLELKRELVVGELADPKRAALPIIAAVGGVVTPALIALAVGFGAAGMDRGWAIPVATDIAFALAVLAMTGSRIPASARVFLLSLAVVDDLLAIILIAVLFTTTLSALWLLAAAACFAGWALAQHKRIATPLVYLPLALISWYALHEAGIHPTLAGVALGLLTRVRKDPGEDRAPATRLEHLIQPISAGLCVPLFALFASGVPLDGKVFQQLFSDRVSLAVILGLLLGKTIGIFGISWVAIRLGIAKRPASLGYRDIFALSVLGAIGFTVSLLVAELALADVGDGSAAELAKAAVLVTSMAASLAGSALLLRRGRVHQARQHARALERETEAEAVQGQGEGSTK; this is encoded by the coding sequence ATCACCCAAGTGCGGTCGGAGCTGACGCGCTACCTACGCACCGAAACCGTCGGCGGCGCGATCCTTCTGGTCGCGGCCGCGGCGGCATTGCTGTGGGTGAACTCGCCGTGGGGCGACAGCTACTTCACCGTCACCGAAACCGTGCTGCCCATCAAGGCGCTGCATCTGGATCTCACCGCCGCGGACTGGACCAAGGACGGTCTGCTGGCCATCTTCTTCTTCGTCGCCGGACTCGAACTCAAACGCGAGCTGGTGGTCGGTGAGCTCGCCGATCCCAAACGGGCCGCGCTGCCGATCATCGCGGCGGTCGGCGGCGTGGTCACGCCCGCGCTGATCGCGCTGGCCGTCGGATTCGGCGCGGCAGGCATGGACCGGGGGTGGGCCATCCCGGTGGCGACCGATATCGCGTTCGCGCTGGCTGTGCTCGCCATGACCGGCTCCCGGATTCCGGCGAGCGCGCGGGTGTTCCTGCTCAGCCTCGCGGTGGTCGACGATCTGCTCGCCATCATCCTGATCGCGGTGCTGTTCACCACGACGCTGTCGGCGCTGTGGCTGTTGGCGGCGGCGGCCTGTTTCGCGGGGTGGGCGCTGGCCCAGCACAAGCGGATCGCCACGCCCCTGGTCTATCTGCCGCTGGCGCTGATCTCCTGGTACGCGCTGCACGAGGCCGGTATCCATCCGACCCTGGCCGGTGTCGCACTCGGCCTGCTCACCAGGGTGCGCAAGGACCCGGGTGAGGACCGGGCGCCCGCGACCCGGCTCGAGCATCTGATCCAGCCGATTTCGGCGGGCTTGTGCGTGCCGCTGTTCGCGTTGTTCGCCTCCGGAGTTCCATTGGACGGCAAGGTCTTCCAACAGCTGTTCAGCGACAGGGTGTCGCTGGCGGTAATTCTCGGACTACTGCTCGGCAAGACCATCGGTATCTTCGGGATCAGCTGGGTGGCAATCCGATTGGGCATCGCGAAGCGGCCGGCGAGTCTGGGCTACCGAGACATCTTCGCCCTCTCGGTGCTCGGCGCGATCGGCTTCACGGTTAGCCTTCTCGTGGCAGAACTCGCGTTGGCCGACGTCGGCGACGGCTCGGCCGCCGAATTGGCGAAGGCCGCGGTGTTGGTGACATCAATGGCGGCGTCGCTCGCGGGTTCGGCGCTACTGTTGCGACGTGGGCGTGTCCACCAGGCGCGACAGCACGCGCGTGCGCTAGAACGAGAGACTGAGGCGGAAGCAGTGCAGGGACAGGGAGAAGGGTCGACCAAGTGA
- a CDS encoding peptide ABC transporter substrate-binding protein: MRFNRATALTAAVLLATSLGLSACSSSDSADADIVTTNAGEPQNPLVPTNTNENMGGRVVDRLFAGLKYYDGKGVSHDEMAESIKTTDRKNYTITIKPDWKFTDGTTVTAKSFVDAWNYGALGTNGQLQSYVFTPIVGFDEVSAEKPTAQTMAGLKVVDDRTFTVELKTPSIDFETELGYAPFYPLPEAAFKDMKAFGENPIGNGPYKFQTWEHNVKIDLVPNPEYKGGRPPKNKGLRFVMYQSFDTAYSDLQAGNLDTLDTIPDSALTSYKKDLGDRAILEPSAQNQHIGVQANVAHFGGEEGLLRRRAISMAINRQQICDTIFNGTKIPARDFTSSTLPGFNGNLPGSEVLNYNPDEAKKVWAQADAISPWSGRYEIAYNSDGGHQAWIEAVANSIKNTLGIDAVGTPYPTFKNIRDLVNQKTIGKSFRYGWQGDYPTMLQFLTSQYYSYSDTNNVDYKSPEFDHLLDAALAAPTLEESYKIVAQAQALLIKDMADIPVLDYLAAAGRSDKVKKADLAWNGLFDFENIEK; the protein is encoded by the coding sequence TTGAGATTCAACAGAGCTACAGCGTTGACCGCGGCAGTACTGCTGGCCACAAGCCTGGGACTGTCCGCATGTTCGTCGAGCGATAGTGCCGATGCCGACATCGTCACCACGAACGCCGGTGAGCCGCAGAATCCGTTGGTGCCCACCAATACCAACGAGAATATGGGTGGCCGCGTCGTCGACCGACTGTTCGCGGGTCTGAAGTACTACGACGGCAAGGGCGTCTCGCACGACGAGATGGCCGAGTCGATCAAGACGACCGATCGCAAGAACTACACCATCACCATCAAGCCGGACTGGAAGTTCACCGACGGCACCACGGTGACCGCGAAGTCGTTCGTCGACGCCTGGAACTACGGCGCCCTCGGCACCAATGGCCAGTTGCAGAGCTATGTGTTCACCCCGATCGTCGGCTTCGACGAGGTGTCGGCGGAAAAGCCGACGGCACAGACGATGGCGGGGCTGAAGGTGGTCGACGACCGGACCTTCACCGTCGAATTGAAGACGCCGTCCATCGACTTCGAGACCGAACTCGGCTACGCGCCGTTCTACCCGCTGCCCGAGGCCGCCTTCAAGGATATGAAGGCCTTCGGTGAGAACCCGATCGGCAACGGCCCGTACAAGTTCCAGACCTGGGAGCACAACGTCAAGATCGACCTGGTGCCCAACCCGGAATACAAGGGCGGCCGCCCGCCCAAGAACAAGGGCCTGCGCTTCGTCATGTACCAGTCCTTCGACACGGCGTACTCGGATCTGCAGGCGGGCAATCTCGATACCCTCGACACGATTCCGGATAGCGCGCTGACCTCCTACAAGAAGGACCTCGGCGATCGCGCGATCCTCGAGCCGTCCGCGCAGAACCAGCACATCGGCGTCCAGGCCAACGTCGCGCACTTCGGTGGTGAGGAGGGTCTGCTGCGGCGCCGGGCCATCTCGATGGCGATCAACCGCCAGCAGATCTGCGACACCATCTTCAACGGCACCAAGATCCCGGCCCGGGACTTCACCTCCAGCACCCTGCCCGGATTCAACGGCAACCTGCCGGGTTCGGAGGTGCTGAACTACAACCCCGACGAAGCCAAGAAGGTCTGGGCGCAGGCCGACGCCATCTCGCCGTGGTCGGGTCGCTACGAGATCGCCTACAACTCCGACGGCGGCCACCAGGCGTGGATCGAGGCCGTGGCCAACAGCATCAAGAACACCCTCGGTATCGACGCCGTCGGCACGCCGTACCCGACCTTCAAGAACATCCGGGATCTGGTGAACCAGAAGACCATCGGCAAGTCGTTCCGCTACGGCTGGCAGGGTGACTACCCGACCATGCTGCAGTTCCTCACCTCGCAGTACTACAGCTACTCCGATACCAACAACGTCGACTACAAGAGCCCCGAATTCGACCACCTGCTCGACGCCGCGCTGGCCGCGCCGACGCTGGAAGAGTCGTACAAGATCGTGGCGCAGGCGCAGGCGTTGCTGATCAAGGATATGGCCGACATCCCGGTGCTCGATTATCTTGCCGCCGCGGGTCGTTCGGACAAGGTGAAGAAGGCCGATCTCGCGTGGAACGGTCTGTTCGACTTCGAAAACATCGAGAAGTAG
- the nth gene encoding endonuclease III, producing the protein MRVSPSTAAIGGSSPAAEATDAQPAAVPVPKRKSRARQAETQLGLTRRARRMNRVLAVAFPDAHCELDFTTPLELAVATILSAQCTDGRVNLTTPALFTKYPDARAYAGANRAELEEYIRPTGFFRNKTSSLIGLGQALVERYDGELPHTLDELVQLPGIGRKTANVILGNAFGVPGITVDTHFGRLVRRWAWTTEEDPVKVEHAIGELIERKEWTMLSHRVIFHGRRVCHARKPACGVCILAKDCPSFGTGPTDPDTAAKLVKGPEAEHLLELVGR; encoded by the coding sequence GTGCGTGTCTCCCCCTCCACAGCCGCCATCGGCGGGTCTTCGCCTGCCGCCGAGGCGACCGATGCGCAACCCGCCGCGGTCCCCGTTCCGAAACGTAAATCCCGAGCGCGACAAGCGGAAACCCAGCTCGGCCTTACCCGAAGGGCCCGCCGGATGAACCGTGTACTCGCGGTGGCATTCCCGGACGCGCACTGTGAGCTCGACTTCACCACGCCACTCGAATTGGCGGTCGCCACAATACTTTCCGCGCAGTGCACCGATGGGCGAGTGAATCTGACCACACCGGCACTGTTCACCAAGTATCCGGACGCCCGCGCCTACGCCGGTGCGAACCGCGCCGAGCTGGAGGAATACATCCGGCCGACCGGCTTCTTCCGGAACAAGACCAGTTCTCTGATCGGGCTCGGGCAGGCACTGGTCGAGCGCTATGACGGTGAATTGCCTCACACCCTCGACGAACTCGTGCAATTGCCGGGCATCGGCCGCAAGACTGCCAACGTCATCCTCGGCAACGCCTTCGGGGTGCCCGGCATCACAGTCGACACCCATTTCGGTCGTCTGGTGCGCCGCTGGGCGTGGACCACCGAGGAAGATCCGGTGAAGGTCGAACACGCCATCGGTGAGCTGATCGAGCGCAAGGAATGGACGATGCTGTCCCATCGCGTGATTTTTCACGGGCGCCGGGTCTGTCATGCCCGTAAACCCGCATGCGGTGTCTGCATCCTGGCCAAGGACTGCCCCTCGTTCGGAACCGGGCCGACCGATCCGGATACCGCGGCCAAGCTCGTGAAGGGGCCGGAGGCGGAGCACCTGCTCGAGCTGGTGGGCCGGTGA
- the acs gene encoding acetate--CoA ligase, producing the protein MTDTTADHRESYPPSAEFAAAANADATLYQRAAAERDVFWAEQAGRLHWDQPWTQVLDWSDAPVAKWFVDGKLNVAYNCVDRHVLDGHGDQVAIHWEGEPGDSRDITYTELLAEVSRAANYLTVLGLEAGDRVAIYMPMVPEAIVSMLACARLGLTHSVVFAGFSPTALRQRVDDASARLIITTDGQWRRGKAAPLKEAVDEALYANGDVPHSVEHVLVVRRTDIEVPWTEGRDLWWHETVATASPEHEARAFDAEHPLFILYTSGTTGKPKGILHTTGGYLTQAAYTHHNVFDHKAGQDVYWCTADIGWVTGHTYIVYGPLSNRVTQVVYEGTPNFPDEHRHWQIVEKYGVSIYYTAPTLVRTFMKWGREIPAAHDLSSIRLLGSVGEPINPEAWRWYREVIGASTAPIVDTWWQTETGAIMISPLPGVTAAKPGAAMTPLPGISAKVVDEEGRPVRLGETEANGYLVLDQPWPSMLRGIWGDMQRYRATYWQRYAEQGWYFAGDGAKLDADGDLWVLGRVDDVMNVSGHRISTAEVESALVGHSGVAEAAVVGASDDTTGQGIVAFVILTAEAKDTGAALVGELKAEVSREISPIARPREIHVVPELPKTRSGKIMRRLLRDVAEGRDLGDTSTLVDPNVFEAIRASRD; encoded by the coding sequence ATGACCGATACCACCGCCGACCACCGGGAGTCGTACCCGCCGTCCGCGGAGTTCGCGGCCGCGGCGAACGCCGATGCCACGCTGTACCAGCGGGCCGCGGCTGAGCGCGACGTGTTCTGGGCCGAGCAGGCCGGACGGCTGCACTGGGATCAGCCATGGACGCAGGTGCTGGATTGGAGCGACGCGCCGGTGGCGAAGTGGTTCGTCGACGGCAAGCTCAATGTGGCCTACAACTGTGTGGACCGGCATGTGCTGGACGGGCACGGTGATCAGGTCGCCATTCATTGGGAGGGCGAGCCGGGTGATTCCCGTGATATCACCTATACCGAACTGCTGGCCGAGGTGTCGCGCGCTGCGAACTATCTCACTGTGCTCGGGCTCGAGGCGGGCGATCGAGTCGCGATCTATATGCCGATGGTGCCCGAGGCGATCGTGTCGATGCTGGCCTGTGCGCGATTGGGTTTGACGCATTCGGTGGTCTTCGCGGGCTTCTCCCCCACCGCGCTGCGTCAGCGGGTCGACGACGCGAGTGCCCGGCTGATCATCACTACCGACGGTCAGTGGCGGCGTGGTAAGGCCGCTCCGCTCAAGGAGGCGGTCGATGAGGCGCTGTACGCGAACGGGGATGTGCCACACAGCGTTGAGCATGTGCTGGTGGTGCGGCGCACCGATATCGAGGTGCCGTGGACCGAGGGCCGGGACCTGTGGTGGCACGAGACGGTCGCGACCGCGTCGCCCGAGCACGAGGCGCGGGCTTTCGATGCCGAGCATCCGCTGTTCATCCTCTACACCTCGGGCACCACCGGGAAACCCAAGGGCATCCTGCACACCACCGGCGGCTACCTGACCCAGGCCGCCTACACCCACCACAACGTTTTCGATCACAAAGCGGGACAAGACGTTTACTGGTGCACCGCCGATATCGGCTGGGTCACCGGGCACACCTATATCGTGTACGGGCCGCTGTCCAACCGCGTGACCCAGGTGGTCTACGAGGGCACCCCGAACTTCCCCGACGAGCACCGGCACTGGCAGATCGTCGAAAAGTACGGTGTCAGCATCTATTACACGGCACCCACGCTGGTGCGTACGTTCATGAAGTGGGGCCGCGAGATTCCGGCCGCACACGACCTGTCCAGCATTCGGTTGCTCGGCTCGGTGGGTGAGCCGATCAACCCCGAGGCCTGGCGCTGGTATCGGGAGGTGATCGGCGCGAGCACCGCGCCTATCGTGGACACCTGGTGGCAGACCGAGACCGGCGCGATCATGATCTCCCCGCTGCCGGGCGTCACCGCCGCCAAGCCCGGTGCGGCGATGACGCCGCTGCCCGGCATCTCGGCGAAGGTCGTGGACGAGGAAGGAAGGCCGGTGCGGCTCGGTGAGACCGAGGCCAACGGCTATCTGGTGCTCGATCAGCCGTGGCCGTCGATGCTGCGCGGCATCTGGGGCGATATGCAGCGCTACCGGGCCACCTACTGGCAGCGTTACGCCGAGCAGGGCTGGTACTTCGCCGGTGACGGCGCCAAACTCGACGCCGACGGTGATCTGTGGGTGCTGGGCCGCGTCGATGACGTGATGAACGTGTCGGGTCACCGCATCTCCACCGCCGAGGTCGAGTCCGCGCTGGTCGGGCACTCCGGTGTCGCCGAGGCCGCGGTGGTCGGTGCCAGTGACGACACCACCGGGCAGGGCATCGTCGCGTTCGTGATCCTGACCGCCGAGGCCAAGGACACCGGCGCGGCGCTGGTCGGCGAACTGAAGGCGGAGGTGTCGCGCGAGATCAGCCCGATCGCGCGGCCACGCGAGATCCACGTGGTGCCCGAGCTGCCCAAGACCCGCAGCGGCAAGATCATGCGCCGGCTGCTGCGCGACGTCGCCGAGGGCCGGGATCTCGGTGACACCTCGACGCTGGTCGATCCCAACGTCTTCGAGGCGATCCGGGCCAGCCGCGACTGA
- a CDS encoding TlpA family protein disulfide reductase, which translates to MPVAARLALAGLITVVALAVALWPRTHDDTAAGGDHPANSVATASVEARTAARLSPCPIPTPDAIGGGPLTGISVDCLADGKPVDLATALAGKPALLNLWAYWCGPCAKELPFVQEYARRAGNAITVLTVHSDPDEARALALLTELKVTLPGVLDARAKVRTAVGAPAVLPVSVLLRADGSVAEVVVRAFNGVEDIADTVENNLGVAA; encoded by the coding sequence ATACCTGTCGCGGCGCGCTTGGCGCTGGCAGGGTTGATCACCGTGGTGGCCTTGGCGGTCGCGCTGTGGCCCCGCACCCACGACGACACCGCCGCCGGCGGCGATCATCCGGCGAATTCCGTCGCGACGGCCTCGGTCGAGGCGCGCACCGCCGCCCGGCTCTCGCCATGTCCGATACCGACGCCGGACGCGATCGGCGGCGGGCCGCTGACGGGGATCAGCGTCGACTGTCTGGCGGACGGAAAACCGGTCGATCTGGCCACCGCGCTCGCGGGCAAACCGGCACTGCTGAACCTGTGGGCGTACTGGTGTGGGCCGTGTGCCAAAGAGTTGCCGTTTGTGCAGGAGTACGCGCGACGCGCCGGAAACGCGATTACCGTGCTGACGGTGCACAGCGATCCGGATGAGGCAAGGGCGCTTGCGCTGCTGACCGAGTTGAAGGTGACGTTGCCGGGCGTGCTCGACGCGCGCGCCAAGGTGCGTACCGCGGTCGGTGCGCCAGCGGTGCTGCCGGTGTCGGTGCTGCTGCGTGCGGACGGATCGGTCGCCGAGGTGGTGGTGCGCGCCTTCAACGGTGTCGAGGACATCGCCGACACGGTCGAGAACAATCTGGGAGTCGCCGCATGA
- a CDS encoding Crp/Fnr family transcriptional regulator: MDEALARAGIFQGVEPTAVAALAKQLQPVDFPRGHVIFNEGEPGDRLYIITSGKVKIGRRSPDGRENLLTIMGPSDMFGELSIFDPGPRTSTATTVTEVRAVTMDRDALKSWIDQRPEIAEQLLRVLARRLRRTNNNLADLIFTDVPGRVAKALLQLAQRFGTQEAGALRVTHDLTQEEIAQLVGASRETVNKALADFAHRGWLRLEGKSVLISDSERLARRAR; this comes from the coding sequence GTGGACGAGGCCCTCGCCAGAGCAGGCATCTTCCAAGGCGTAGAGCCCACCGCGGTGGCGGCTCTCGCCAAACAACTGCAGCCCGTGGATTTTCCGCGCGGCCATGTCATCTTCAACGAGGGCGAACCCGGCGACCGGTTGTACATCATCACCTCCGGCAAGGTGAAGATCGGACGGCGTTCCCCGGACGGCAGAGAGAACCTGCTGACCATCATGGGTCCGTCGGACATGTTCGGTGAGCTGTCGATCTTCGACCCGGGTCCGCGCACCTCCACCGCAACCACCGTGACCGAGGTTCGCGCGGTCACCATGGACCGAGACGCACTCAAGTCCTGGATCGACCAGCGGCCCGAGATCGCCGAGCAGTTGCTCCGCGTTCTCGCCCGTCGTTTGCGCCGTACCAATAACAACCTGGCCGATCTGATCTTCACCGATGTCCCCGGCCGGGTCGCCAAGGCGTTGCTGCAGCTCGCGCAGCGGTTCGGCACCCAGGAGGCCGGTGCGCTGCGGGTCACCCACGACTTGACCCAGGAAGAGATCGCCCAGCTGGTCGGCGCCTCTCGTGAAACCGTGAACAAGGCCCTTGCCGACTTCGCGCATCGCGGCTGGCTCCGGCTGGAGGGCAAGAGTGTGTTGATCTCCGACTCCGAGCGCCTGGCCCGCCGCGCGCGCTGA
- a CDS encoding MarP family serine protease has translation MSSSAWLDIAVVLLALLAASSGWRQGAVASALAFLGVVLGAVAGILIAPHILIHVNEGRPRVLTGVLLIVLLVIVGEVAGMVLGRAARGGMRHPFTRSVDSVVGAVLQAVAVLVTAWLLALPLATSSQPAIASAINGSKVLADVNDVSPNWLRRLPNEFSRLLNTSGLPDVIGPFGRAPIAAVEPPDPSVLASPVAASLQQSVVRIRGVAPSCQRALEGSGFVIAPERVMTNAHVVAGTTSVSVDTARGPLEATVVLFDPSKDVAVLAVPGLTAPIVPQAPSSAHSGDSAIVLGYPGGGPYTASAARVRETLDLTGPTIYRNGTVEREVYTVRGLVRAGNSGGPLVDTEGQVLGVVFGAAVTDDDTGYVLTLNEVRAQLEAAAGANTAIQTGACVLS, from the coding sequence ATGAGTTCATCGGCTTGGCTCGATATCGCGGTGGTGCTGCTCGCGCTGCTCGCCGCCTCCTCCGGCTGGCGGCAGGGCGCGGTGGCCTCCGCACTGGCCTTCCTCGGCGTGGTGCTCGGCGCGGTCGCCGGCATCCTCATCGCGCCGCACATTCTGATCCACGTCAACGAGGGCAGACCCCGGGTGCTCACCGGCGTGCTGCTGATCGTGCTGTTGGTGATCGTCGGTGAGGTCGCGGGCATGGTCCTGGGCCGCGCCGCGCGCGGCGGGATGCGGCATCCGTTCACCCGCAGTGTGGACAGCGTCGTCGGCGCGGTGTTGCAGGCGGTCGCGGTGCTGGTCACCGCCTGGCTGCTGGCGCTGCCGCTGGCCACCTCGTCGCAGCCGGCCATCGCCTCGGCCATCAACGGCTCGAAGGTGCTCGCCGATGTCAACGATGTCTCGCCGAACTGGTTGCGGCGGCTGCCCAACGAATTCTCCAGGCTGCTCAACACTTCTGGGCTGCCGGACGTCATCGGACCGTTCGGCCGTGCGCCGATCGCGGCGGTCGAGCCGCCGGATCCCAGCGTGCTCGCCAGCCCGGTCGCGGCCTCGCTGCAGCAGAGCGTGGTGCGCATCCGCGGCGTCGCGCCGAGCTGCCAGCGCGCGCTGGAGGGCTCCGGCTTCGTGATCGCGCCCGAGCGGGTGATGACCAACGCGCACGTGGTCGCCGGTACGACCAGCGTCAGCGTGGACACGGCGCGCGGTCCGCTGGAGGCGACGGTGGTGCTGTTCGATCCGTCCAAGGATGTCGCGGTGCTCGCGGTGCCCGGCCTGACTGCCCCGATCGTGCCGCAGGCCCCCTCGTCCGCGCACTCCGGCGACAGCGCCATCGTGCTCGGGTATCCGGGTGGTGGGCCGTATACGGCCAGCGCGGCGCGCGTGCGCGAAACCCTGGATCTGACCGGACCGACCATCTACCGCAACGGCACCGTGGAGCGCGAGGTCTACACCGTCCGCGGTCTGGTGCGGGCAGGCAATTCCGGTGGGCCACTGGTGGATACGGAGGGTCAGGTGCTCGGCGTGGTCTTCGGCGCCGCCGTCACCGACGACGACACCGGTTATGTGCTGACCCTGAACGAGGTTCGGGCACAGCTGGAAGCCGCTGCCGGGGCCAACACCGCGATCCAGACCGGAGCCTGCGTACTCAGCTGA
- a CDS encoding phage holin family protein — protein MSFTNGGNGDESRRDRTVTSIPLSDANPTGSASFGTLVRDATEQMSTLVRAEVELAKAEVTGEIKKGLQGSVYFILALTVLLFSTFFFFFFLGELLDVWLARWAAFLIVFLLMIVATAVLALLGYLRVKKLRAPEKTIDSLKQARTVLPSGFGSHEEHLVLEKPST, from the coding sequence GTGAGCTTCACAAACGGTGGTAACGGGGACGAGTCGCGTCGTGACCGCACTGTCACCTCGATTCCCCTCTCGGATGCCAACCCGACCGGATCGGCGAGCTTCGGCACCCTGGTCCGCGACGCCACCGAGCAGATGTCGACGCTGGTGCGCGCCGAGGTCGAACTGGCCAAGGCCGAGGTGACCGGGGAGATCAAGAAGGGGCTGCAGGGCAGCGTCTACTTCATCCTCGCGCTGACCGTCCTGCTGTTCAGCACGTTCTTCTTTTTCTTCTTCCTCGGCGAACTGCTCGATGTCTGGCTGGCGCGCTGGGCGGCCTTCCTGATCGTGTTCCTGTTGATGATCGTCGCGACGGCGGTGCTGGCACTGCTCGGCTATCTGCGAGTCAAGAAACTGCGCGCGCCGGAGAAGACGATCGATTCACTGAAACAGGCGCGCACGGTACTGCCGAGCGGATTCGGCTCGCACGAAGAACACCTCGTGCTCGAGAAGCCGTCGACGTAA
- a CDS encoding alpha/beta fold hydrolase, translating into MSSNSFPDPSSVRYDGPWTHRDVHANGIRFHIVEAAPDRADAPLVVLLHGFADLWWSWRHQLTGLAELGYRAVAVDLRGYGDSDKPPRGYDGWTLAGDIAGLIRAMGYSEATLVGHADGGLVCWTTAVLHPRLVRSIALVSSPHPAALKSAVLRDRRQRHTWLPNFLRYQLPRYGEHLLTSGDGFEVERLLRLRVSRAWSGTAEFIETANRMRSAIQIPGAAHCALEYQRWAFRSQWRPDGRRFMATMRQPIRIPVLAMRGELDGYILPATFQRGRRLSPQRRQVVIPGAGHFAHQENPDAVTTELAKLLT; encoded by the coding sequence GTGTCGTCCAACTCGTTTCCCGATCCGTCCAGCGTCCGTTACGACGGTCCGTGGACGCATCGGGACGTGCATGCCAACGGCATTCGCTTCCACATCGTCGAAGCGGCGCCGGACCGCGCGGACGCACCACTGGTGGTGCTGTTGCACGGCTTCGCCGACCTCTGGTGGTCCTGGCGGCATCAGCTGACCGGACTCGCCGAACTGGGCTACCGCGCGGTCGCGGTGGATCTGCGCGGTTACGGCGACAGCGATAAACCGCCGCGCGGCTATGACGGCTGGACGCTCGCGGGCGATATCGCCGGGCTCATCCGCGCCATGGGCTATTCCGAGGCCACACTGGTCGGGCACGCCGACGGCGGCCTGGTCTGCTGGACGACCGCGGTGCTGCACCCACGGCTGGTGCGGTCGATCGCGCTGGTGAGCTCGCCGCATCCGGCCGCGCTCAAGAGCGCGGTACTGCGCGACCGGCGTCAGCGTCACACCTGGCTGCCGAATTTCCTGCGTTATCAGCTGCCCCGGTACGGCGAACATCTACTCACCTCCGGTGACGGCTTCGAGGTGGAGCGGCTGCTGCGCCTGCGGGTGAGCCGCGCCTGGTCGGGTACCGCCGAATTCATCGAGACGGCCAATCGGATGCGCTCGGCCATCCAGATACCCGGTGCGGCGCACTGTGCGCTGGAATACCAGCGCTGGGCCTTCCGCAGCCAATGGCGGCCGGACGGTCGGCGGTTCATGGCCACCATGCGCCAGCCGATCCGCATTCCGGTGCTGGCCATGCGCGGTGAGCTCGACGGCTACATCCTGCCCGCGACCTTCCAGCGCGGCCGCCGGTTGTCGCCGCAGCGGCGGCAGGTGGTGATTCCGGGCGCGGGTCACTTTGCGCATCAAGAGAATCCGGACGCCGTCACGACCGAGTTGGCCAAGCTGCTCACGTAA